Genomic window (Dyadobacter fanqingshengii):
TCCGTTTTCAATGTTAATGATGCCCAAATCGTATGATCCGGGTTTGAGGGACGTCATTGGAATTTCCGTGTCGGCACCCTTGTCGTATTGCTTCAAAATGTTCCGTCCAGCGTATTTTTGAGGGGTCATTTTGAAGAAATAAAGCTGTTTATCGTCACGAACGAAGGCATAATGACCATTACTGCGGTTCAAAGACATGCTGCTTTGCGGATCATTGACAACTAAAATGCTGTCGCGCATGGTAACGGTTATGCCTTCTTCCACTGAGATCGGATTTTGTATCTTGCCAATTTCCTTTGCCAGGTTTTCGGGTTTGTCCGGATATTCATACGCTCCCCAGCTCACCATTTGCTTCATCATTCTATCCACATAAAACGCGCTTGTCGAAAACGGAACGTGACCCAGTCCAAATGCATTGTGCTCCTGGTTGTATCCATTGACTGTCAGGTATTTATTCCGTTCCGCAATGACCGGCAGATAACCATAAATGGAAAATACCCAAATGATCACGCTGGTCGTTAATGCAAACTGAAATATCCATTCCTGAATCTGTTTACCGGAAACTGCATTGATGAATGTAAGATAAGCCACGGTCAGAAATAGCGCGGGATACATTTTGTAATTGCTGACAATCATTACAAAAAACCCAAAACGAGGTCTTAACAGGCCTATAATGAGCGCATTGACCAATAAAAATGTCAGTATGCCTAACAAGAACATGTCTTGATTTTTCTTATCAACGGATGCTTCCGGACCTGCGTAACGGGTATTTTTTGGCCAGTTGAATGTGCGGGTAAGCCACGGAATGAGTTGTTTGTACAACCAGATAACCACCCAGATCATTACCAAAAAGCCCATCAAAACCGGCAGGGCGGAACGGACGACAATGGTTTTTTCGGGAAAGAAATCAAATAAGCCTCCCAGAAACGCGAAGAATCCTAAAACGGACAAATGCGGATATTTGGCAAAGAACTCCATGCTGGACTCGTTGCCCTGCGCCGACATGCCGTAAAAATAGAACCCTACCGCCAACGCGCCTGCTAAAAGCCAGATGCTGAGTTGCTTATATTGGGATCTCAAAAGCAGGATCATCACGCCAGCCGGCCACACGAAAATGCCATTACTCATTGCATATGTGGCACATACAGCGGCTAAAACCGCCCAACCAAACCTGTTTCTTGACAAAAGAAACATTGAAAGACTGATAAAAAACACCACTGGCTGATGTTGCAAACTGCAAATCGCCCACAGAAAAACCAGGTGATACTGCAATTGGAAAAGCAAAAAAGGAACCGGTAAAAAATACCACCAGTTGATCTTTGTTTTGGCAAAAGACAGCCAGAAGATCCTGAATGTCCCCAGCGTGAAACAAGCCCCGGCAATGTGCAGAAAAGTGAAATTCAAATGTCCGGTAACCCAGTAGTAAGTAAGCGTCACGAGCTTGCCAATCACCATGCGGTGCTCATTATTGGGCTGAAATAGTAATGTTAGCCTGTCGGAAAAGGATGAATCGGTGATCCATTTTCTTAAAAAATCAGGAAATGGGTCGAAATCGTCATACCAGGGCAGATTGACGGAATAATATAAGATGACAAACACCCAAAGCAGCACGGGCAGTGTCATGGCGGCACTTATGGCTAACTTTTTACTGCTGTTCACCTTGCGAATCTTTCATGATAATTACTTTCTTACCAAAATATCCGGCCATGCACCTATTCCACCAATGTATTTGATTGGTCTTGATATCATCATCATAAAAGATTGATAACGGCTTGGAATAAATCGGCGGTAAATAGACAGTGCTTTCCTTTGAGTCGCGCAATATGGCATAGCGCTCATACATTTCCTTGTCAAATGCCGCAGCTTTTCCGTGGATCAGGTCTGAGTACATTAAGCGAACATTGGCGCTGCGAAAAAATGATAAGCCGATGGACAAGATCAGGATAGCGTAAAGGATCCCGTAACGCACCACCGAAAAATGAAATTGATTGGTTTTGCTCTTTCTGAAATAGTGAAAGACAACGCCGATCACATAAAACCAGCCGATCAGGAAAAAGAAATAAACGCAGTTGATCACACGGGGCGTCGGTTCGATTCCAACTCCATAATAAGAAGGGAAAAGTTGCGCGGACAGCACGCCGACGAATAAGAGCACCGCATACCAAACCGGGATGGAGAAATAATTTCTTGCCCCGGCCGACAACCTGGAAAGCACAACCAGCCACGCTAAGGAAAAGAAAATCAACGGTGTGCGGAAGACCCAGTTGAAGCTTAGAACGGCGAGTTTTTTGAATGAGGATATCACCGAAAACGGAACATTACCTCCCAAAGGATTGCCACCAATGCGAGCCTGATTGCCCGGAGAACTGAAATACAAGAAACAGGACGCCGCACAAACCAGCAACATTGCTATCATGAAACCATCCACTTTGCGGTGGAAAAGAATGCGGTATACCCACCATGCGCCGATGAGTAAAACAATGATCAGCAGATTGGTTTCACTGCTTCCGACAATGGCAAAAACCAGAAACCCGGCTAATGTGCTTAATAATAATTTGGCCGTTTGCGTGTCCTGCCGATACCAGCGGAGCACAAGCACGATCCATAGCAATGTGAAAATGTTTGGAATCGTATAAGTCACAAAAGCCGCCATCCAGTAAAATGCCTCGGACATGCTGGCGATTTTCAATATATAAAGGAAGAAGACAACGCCAGCGAACCCCAGATGCGCCATTCCCGACAATGTGGGCGTAAGGTGCCGGAACAGGCTGTACAATGCGAAAACCACTCCTGAAAGCAGGACAACCGGCAGTATTTTAAAACCGGTGACCGAATGAAACAGCAGCGGATTGGAATGGTTCAGGAAAATCCCGAAATAACGTCCCGTCCAGCCGGAATAGTAATAATTCATGGCTTCGAGCCAGCCGAATCTGAACACCGTGTCGATGTAACA
Coding sequences:
- a CDS encoding DUF6056 family protein yields the protein MNRFYRKYRIVGNWINILLMVTVLAPLFALSYFNHPSPADDYCYIDTVFRFGWLEAMNYYYSGWTGRYFGIFLNHSNPLLFHSVTGFKILPVVLLSGVVFALYSLFRHLTPTLSGMAHLGFAGVVFFLYILKIASMSEAFYWMAAFVTYTIPNIFTLLWIVLVLRWYRQDTQTAKLLLSTLAGFLVFAIVGSSETNLLIIVLLIGAWWVYRILFHRKVDGFMIAMLLVCAASCFLYFSSPGNQARIGGNPLGGNVPFSVISSFKKLAVLSFNWVFRTPLIFFSLAWLVVLSRLSAGARNYFSIPVWYAVLLFVGVLSAQLFPSYYGVGIEPTPRVINCVYFFFLIGWFYVIGVVFHYFRKSKTNQFHFSVVRYGILYAILILSIGLSFFRSANVRLMYSDLIHGKAAAFDKEMYERYAILRDSKESTVYLPPIYSKPLSIFYDDDIKTNQIHWWNRCMAGYFGKKVIIMKDSQGEQQ